Genomic segment of Verrucomicrobium sp.:
ACGCCACAAATCGGAACAAATACGCCCCGCCCACCCCAGCGTCAGCGCATGCTTACGCTGCGCCACAGGCAGCCGCTTCGCCAGCGCCGCCACCGCCAGCGCATTATCCACCGAAAGCAGCCCCTCAATCACCACCAGCGAGCCGATCGCCGGGAGCGCCTCCACCACCTCCGCCCCGGAAGGCATCAGAAACCCCGTCACGCCGCCGCCCCCTGCCCGCACCGCTCCGCCAAAAACTCCCGCATATCCGCCGGCAACGGCGCCGCGGAACTCCAGCCGCTTCCCCTGCCACCAAAAGCGCAACGCCGCCGCATGGAGCGCATGGCGCGGCAAAAGCAGCTCCCGCTCCATCTCCGGCGTCCAGCCGCCCTCGATAAACCCCAAAAAAGTGTCCAGCATCCGGGCCATAAATCTTATCCCCCACCACCGGCATCCCGATCGTCGCCAAATGAACCCGGATCTGATGCAGCCGCCCCTGTCCGCGGCGCCGCCCCCACATGCGTAAAGCCTCCCCCGCAGCAATCCGCCACACCCGCGTCTGCGCCGCCACCCCCTCCCCACGCGGCACCACCCCCTGCCGAATACGAACCGGATTCTCCGCCGTGATCCCCAGTTCCTTTAGCGAAGCCTCAATCTCCAACGCATCCAGCGCCGAAGCCATCTCCCCCCAGCAAATCGCCTCGTACTCCTTGTCTAGCGACCGGCGCTCGATCAGCTTCCCCAGCTTCCCCGTCGTCTCCAGATTCTTCGAGACCAGCACCAGCCCGCTCGTCTCCCGGTCTAGCCGATGCACCAGCGTCAGATAGGCGCCCGGCCCGCTGCGCCCGCAGCCACGTGATAAGAGAGGGCTGCCCATCCAGCCGCGTCGGGTGGAGAGAAAGGATATGAGCCGGCTTATCGACGACCAAAAAATCGTCCAATTCCGCAAGGATCACCGGCTCCATGGGAGAGAGGATGCCGAGGCATTTTGCCCTTGCCAAGGAGGGAGGAATCGCCTTGAATTCCCGTCCCTTCGGGCAATGCGGGTGTAACTCAGTTGGTAGAGTGCAACCTTGCCAAGGTTGATGTCGCGAGTTCGAGTCTCGTCACCCGCTCCACTCTTATAATCAATAGTTTAAGATAAAATCCATCGAAAGTGAGAATGCGAGTGAGAATAAACACACCCGTGTTCTGGGACGTTCATAGACGTTCGAAAATGCTTAAACTGTCCCGCTCAGAAACCCCACGCATTTAGAATGCGCCCATGGCTAGGGTTTGATTCCATTAGGGCTCTAAAGAAGCTTATTAAACCGGTGAAGTCCTGTTGCCGCGATTATCGCGGAAGATCATGCAGATGCTGTTCGTCTCCCCTTCATTCGCCGAACCTTACGTTTGTGATGCCACTCCCAATAGCTCGGAAGGTCGAGATAAAGCTGCTGCGTGATATCTGCAAGATGTCGTAAATTATCGACATGCACGAAAGGGGGCTCAACTAATTGAGCATGCTTACCCTTCTTCTCGCGATAGGTCTCTTTTAAGTGGTGTTCGCAGAAAAGCTCGGTTCCAGTTAGCATAATGACCGCCACTCTGGTCTTTTGCCGATCCTTATCAAATTCGCGTCCCCATTCAGCAAATCGACGTAATTTCTTGAGTTCTCCTTTGCTGAGTTCGGAGGCCTCCTTCATCGTCGCAAAAACTATGATTGAGCATGGAAATGTTTCCGCGATTTCCATCATTCGGTCAAAATCATCGTCAAGAAAACACTCCTTTCCGAAACTTTTTGCCTCACTGAAAAGCTGCAGCTCCAAAACAGAAATAAAAGATTGGAGATAAAACCAACGATTTTGCGATCATATGCAGCTGAGATCCCGAAACGGCATAAAATGAGGAATCAAATTTTGAAACCAAGCCGAGAGGATTCCTCCAGAATGCGCGTGGCATGCTGGAGTTGCTTCTCGCTTGGCTGTTTCCTGTCAGTTAAAACCCTTCCCACGCTGTAGGCCAAAGAACGCTGCCAGGATTGCAGATTCCCGGTCTCCTTTGCCCAAGCCGCAAGGCTTTTCCACCCGGCCCCACCGAGAAGGAGCACGGGATGACCGGGATCAATCAGAATTCCCACGGGCGTCTTCACCTCGCCATTGGTTCCGGATTTGCGCATGGGAATTTTCACTGAAATCTCAGTCTTTCGAAATCCAACCCAGCACTCCTCCCGTTTGGCCCATTCTGTGACATTTCTTCCACCAGCGTTGTGAACAAGGTGGTAATGTGCCTGTTCGGCCACCTTGGCGATGACTTCCTTCAGTTCTTCAGATAACCCCTGTTCCTGCCATATCGGATCAAGCTCAAGCCGTTGACCGGTTTGATGGGAGATCCATGCCAGCGTATAGGTCACAATCTGAGCACGATAACCCCCAAAAGCTTGAGCTTGGACAACCCGCTCGGTGGTTCGGAACAGGATGAGTTTGGCAACAAGACTCCGGAAAGCCAATTCATCCGGCATCGTCGGCTGTTCCCTCAGTCTTTCGGTAAATTCGACAAAGTTTTTCTCTGCCCCAAGACACACGAGATTTGGATGCTGTCCCCAAGTATTTTCAGCCTTTGCGAGATCTGTCTTTGTGAATTTCTGATGCGGAGGATGCTGAATCTTGAATTCCTTTTTCTTTGCCTCAGTCGGAGCCCGTCCAATCGCGTCCATGTAAGCGCCTCTGGCTCTTTCGTAGAACCATTTGGTGAGAATGTTGGAGCCAGCCGGCGCCGGAGCCCATATGGACCTGGACAACTTCTCCATCGCAAGATGATAGGGATCGTTGGCGGAAAAATCCGCCGTATTCACCTTATTCTGGGTATTGGCATACTGGGAAATTTTCGGTGCCAGAATGTCTATGGAAGCGGGATCGGAAGGACAGGTGAGTTTGATTTGGACGAGGATATTGGAGATATCCGCCTTATCCTTTTTCCATGCTGTGTAGAGTGAGGCCGTCGTCTGCCCTCCGTTGACAATCTGGAGACTCTTCACATGAGTGAGAAAGCAGACTCCCCCCTCATTTTGTGCAAAGCGCACCTCATCTGCAGTAGCGGATAAACCGTTGTTATATGCCAGAAAGCG
This window contains:
- a CDS encoding AIPR family protein; translated protein: MNLEEWILEFRQSVSSNAESSDRFPEDVFTEEAVNIIMAAGEAEDFHLCSYKARGMKVNAYNISSDGDCVDLFVTCRDESTPPGRISNAEVEKYFEWLRGFLSTCLQSNLRLKLEESAPEWEAAHDIHHHRDQITRARLYLITDAIAREQSISDQSIGDIKLTHHLWDINRLHRVSTSGSAVAAIEIDFQSDFEGHLTCLGTASQDGEYATYLGFLPATLLVRIYEKYGPRLLERNVRTFLQSRGKINQGIRNSILKEPARFLAYNNGLSATADEVRFAQNEGGVCFLTHVKSLQIVNGGQTTASLYTAWKKDKADISNILVQIKLTCPSDPASIDILAPKISQYANTQNKVNTADFSANDPYHLAMEKLSRSIWAPAPAGSNILTKWFYERARGAYMDAIGRAPTEAKKKEFKIQHPPHQKFTKTDLAKAENTWGQHPNLVCLGAEKNFVEFTERLREQPTMPDELAFRSLVAKLILFRTTERVVQAQAFGGYRAQIVTYTLAWISHQTGQRLELDPIWQEQGLSEELKEVIAKVAEQAHYHLVHNAGGRNVTEWAKREECWVGFRKTEISVKIPMRKSGTNGEVKTPVGILIDPGHPVLLLGGAGWKSLAAWAKETGNLQSWQRSLAYSVGRVLTDRKQPSEKQLQHATRILEESSRLGFKI